The Clostridium sp. AWRP genome has a window encoding:
- a CDS encoding amino acid permease, which produces MNLFRKKTVEDFSISVKKSGLKKELNYMDLACLGIGSVVGSGVFVSAGQGAHIAGPAVIMSFIIAAITSGFCGLTYSELATMFPVAGSTYSYCYVAFGEIIAWIIGWNLMLEYLVSGAAVASGWSGTFVGVLKSCGINLPASLTASPLKGGIVDLPSVLVVAAITWLLYIGVTQSTKVNNIIVAIKVAVILIFIFIGVTHINPANYHPFAPYGMKGVMSGAAIIFFAFIGFDSVSTAAEETANPKRDVPIGLAICLGVTIVLYVAVACVLTGMVPFKAIDITNALPAALARVGINWGSALVGVGAVVGMISTILVILYGQVRIFMVMARDGLLPKTFSSVNKKHSTPGMCTIITGVITAIICGLFPLDVIIDLCNIGTLSAFLFVSIGVIVLRKTLPNVERKFKCPGVPFIPIITVLCCLYLMISLPGVTWIRFAIWTGVGLLVYFIYGMRHSILNDEKHNCIEDKN; this is translated from the coding sequence ATGAATTTATTTAGAAAAAAAACCGTGGAAGATTTTAGTATTTCCGTAAAAAAGAGTGGACTTAAAAAAGAACTAAATTATATGGATTTAGCATGCTTAGGTATTGGATCTGTAGTAGGTAGTGGGGTTTTTGTTTCTGCAGGACAAGGGGCTCATATAGCAGGACCTGCGGTTATAATGTCATTTATAATAGCTGCTATTACAAGTGGATTTTGTGGACTTACTTATTCAGAACTTGCTACCATGTTTCCTGTTGCTGGAAGCACTTATTCCTACTGCTATGTTGCCTTTGGTGAAATTATAGCCTGGATTATTGGATGGAACTTAATGCTTGAATATCTTGTTTCTGGAGCAGCAGTTGCTTCAGGATGGTCAGGTACTTTTGTGGGGGTTTTAAAATCTTGTGGTATTAATTTACCTGCGTCACTTACTGCGTCTCCACTTAAAGGTGGAATTGTTGACTTACCTTCTGTTTTAGTTGTCGCTGCTATAACATGGCTATTATATATTGGTGTAACCCAAAGTACTAAAGTAAACAATATTATAGTTGCTATAAAAGTAGCTGTAATACTTATATTCATATTTATTGGCGTAACTCATATAAATCCTGCAAATTATCATCCTTTTGCACCATACGGAATGAAAGGCGTAATGTCCGGTGCTGCAATTATATTTTTTGCATTTATAGGTTTTGATTCAGTATCTACTGCTGCAGAAGAAACAGCAAATCCTAAGAGAGACGTGCCTATTGGGCTGGCTATTTGTTTAGGTGTAACTATTGTATTATATGTAGCTGTTGCATGCGTACTTACAGGAATGGTTCCATTTAAAGCTATAGATATAACTAACGCACTTCCAGCTGCTTTAGCTAGAGTGGGAATCAATTGGGGCTCTGCACTAGTTGGTGTAGGTGCAGTTGTTGGAATGATTTCTACAATTCTTGTAATATTATATGGACAGGTTAGGATATTTATGGTTATGGCAAGAGATGGATTACTGCCTAAAACATTTTCTAGTGTAAACAAAAAACATAGTACGCCAGGTATGTGTACTATAATAACAGGAGTTATAACAGCTATTATATGTGGACTTTTCCCACTTGATGTAATTATTGATTTATGCAATATTGGTACATTGTCGGCTTTCTTGTTTGTGTCTATAGGAGTAATTGTTCTCAGAAAGACTTTGCCTAATGTTGAAAGAAAATTTAAATGTCCGGGAGTTCCATTTATACCAATAATAACAGTGCTATGTTGTTTATATCTTATGATAAGTTTACCAGGTGTTACGTGGATTAGGTTTGCTATATGGACTGGAGTAGGTTTGTTAGTATACTTTATTTATGGAATGAGACACAGCATACTAAATGATGAAAAGCATAATTGTATTGAAGATAAAAATTAG
- a CDS encoding cytosine permease, with amino-acid sequence MKIETRSIEWVPREERHGKPSDLFSIWFGGNMHITTLVTGALCVVSGLNLFWSVVAILLGNLIGAVFMALHSAQGPILGIPQMIQSRAQFGIIGAIVPLIIVIFMYLGFFSTSSLLAAQTINGAFSIPITASILIINLVVFIVTLYGHDLIQRMQKVLSWVFLAVYIFVTFVVFNTAVPAGSWNPGNFNLAVFLLAVSITATWQIAYAPYVADYSRYLPEDTSEKATFWYTYAGSVCASVWMMILGSFLVAANSKFLDASGPNLAKLFGAFAIGIYIIIILGQISINSFNLYGAFMSTTTTVEPFLKMKVTPAVRGVFIACIVAIASVIEILGQGSFISLFKSFILFICYFLIPWTAINLIDFYLLRDGKYSVKDMFDLDGKYGRVNWITMVAYVIAVLVEIPFVNTTFYVGPLCNALGGADISWVLGLVIPCFLYYFPMKKKLRETGL; translated from the coding sequence TTGAAAATAGAAACAAGAAGTATAGAATGGGTACCTAGAGAAGAAAGACATGGAAAACCTAGTGATTTGTTTTCTATTTGGTTTGGTGGAAATATGCATATTACCACACTTGTTACTGGTGCACTATGTGTAGTTTCAGGTTTGAACTTATTTTGGAGTGTTGTTGCTATCTTACTTGGTAATTTAATTGGGGCAGTTTTTATGGCTCTGCATTCAGCTCAAGGTCCAATACTAGGAATACCTCAGATGATTCAAAGTCGTGCACAATTTGGCATTATTGGTGCTATTGTTCCTTTAATCATAGTAATTTTTATGTATTTGGGTTTCTTTTCAACGAGTAGTTTACTTGCTGCCCAGACCATAAATGGTGCGTTTTCAATTCCTATAACTGCTTCCATATTGATAATAAATTTAGTAGTTTTTATTGTAACATTATATGGTCATGATTTAATACAAAGAATGCAGAAGGTTTTATCTTGGGTTTTTTTAGCTGTATATATATTTGTTACATTTGTAGTGTTCAATACAGCAGTACCAGCAGGATCTTGGAATCCAGGAAATTTTAATTTAGCTGTATTTCTACTTGCAGTGTCAATTACTGCCACCTGGCAAATAGCCTATGCACCTTATGTAGCTGATTATTCAAGATATCTTCCAGAGGATACATCTGAAAAGGCAACTTTTTGGTATACCTATGCAGGTTCAGTATGTGCTTCAGTTTGGATGATGATTTTAGGATCATTTTTAGTAGCTGCTAATTCAAAATTTTTGGATGCTTCAGGGCCAAATTTGGCTAAATTATTTGGTGCATTTGCAATCGGAATATATATTATCATTATTTTGGGACAAATTTCAATAAATTCTTTTAATTTATATGGAGCATTTATGTCAACTACTACAACAGTAGAACCATTTCTAAAAATGAAAGTTACACCTGCAGTCCGCGGCGTATTTATTGCCTGCATAGTAGCTATTGCGTCAGTAATAGAAATATTAGGACAAGGAAGTTTTATTTCACTATTTAAAAGTTTCATATTGTTTATCTGCTATTTCTTAATTCCTTGGACAGCAATCAACCTTATTGATTTTTATTTGTTAAGAGATGGCAAATACAGTGTAAAAGATATGTTTGATTTAGATGGTAAATATGGTAGGGTAAATTGGATTACTATGGTAGCTTATGTAATTGCAGTTTTAGTTGAAATACCATTTGTCAATACTACATTTTATGTTGGACCACTTTGTAATGCATTAGGTGGTGCTGATATTTCATGGGTTTTAGGTCTCGTAATACCTTGTTTCCTTTATTATTTCCCAATGAAGAAGAAATTAAGGGAAACTGGTCTTTAA
- a CDS encoding urocanate hydratase, translating to MIKNIDVGEAMTVKLDNELPEMPKFVEGIRRAPDRGFNLTQSQTEIALKNALRYIPPEYHKQLIPEFLEELTTRGRIYGYRFRPEGRIHGKPIDEYKGKCTEGKAFQVMIDNNLDFEVALYPYELVTYGETGSVCQNWMQYRLIKKYLEIMTQDQTLVVESGHPLGLFKSKPEAPRVIITNAMMVGMFDNPKDWEIAEEMGVANYGQMTAGGWMYIGPQGIVHGTFNTLLNAGRMKLGIPNDGDLRGHLFITSGLGGMSGAQPKAIEIANGVGIIAEVDQSRIDTRLNQGWVKECSSDLDRIFKVAKEYMEKKEPMSIAYHGNIVDLLEYVVKNNIKVELLSDQTSCHAVYEGGYCPQGISFEERTRLLAEDREKFDKLVDKSLRRHFELIKALVDKGTYFFDYGNSFMKAVYDAGVKEISKNGIDEKDGFIFPSYVEDIMGPQLFDYGYGPFRWVCLSGKSEDLIKTDKAAMECIDPNRRYQDRDNYNWIRDAEKNELVVGTQARILYQDATGRIKIALKFNEMVRKGEIGPVMMGRDHHDVSGTDSPFRETSNIKDGSNVMADMAVQCYAGNAARGMSLVALHNGGGVGVGKSINGGFGLVLDGSYKADEIIKSALSWDVMSGVSRRSWARNEHAIETVVEFNKNNKGTDHVTLPYLANEEDVKEEVSKYFKK from the coding sequence ATGATCAAAAATATTGACGTCGGTGAGGCTATGACTGTAAAACTAGATAATGAATTACCTGAAATGCCAAAATTCGTGGAGGGCATCAGGAGGGCACCGGACAGGGGATTCAATTTGACACAATCCCAGACGGAAATTGCTTTGAAAAATGCACTTAGGTATATCCCACCAGAATATCATAAACAATTAATACCAGAATTTCTAGAAGAACTTACTACAAGGGGAAGAATTTATGGCTATAGATTCAGGCCTGAAGGAAGAATACATGGAAAACCTATAGACGAGTATAAGGGAAAGTGTACAGAGGGGAAAGCTTTTCAGGTAATGATAGATAATAATCTTGATTTTGAGGTAGCTTTATATCCTTATGAATTAGTTACTTACGGAGAAACAGGAAGCGTATGCCAGAACTGGATGCAGTACAGGCTTATAAAAAAATATTTGGAGATTATGACACAGGACCAAACTTTGGTAGTTGAATCAGGACATCCCCTTGGATTATTTAAGTCAAAACCGGAAGCACCTAGGGTAATAATAACAAATGCCATGATGGTTGGAATGTTTGACAATCCAAAGGATTGGGAAATAGCAGAAGAAATGGGAGTAGCAAACTATGGACAGATGACAGCAGGAGGATGGATGTATATAGGACCTCAGGGAATAGTTCATGGAACGTTTAATACATTGTTAAATGCAGGAAGAATGAAGCTTGGTATTCCAAATGATGGAGACTTGAGAGGCCATCTATTTATAACTTCAGGTCTTGGAGGAATGAGTGGAGCCCAGCCAAAAGCTATAGAAATAGCAAATGGGGTAGGTATAATAGCAGAAGTAGACCAGTCAAGAATTGACACAAGACTTAACCAGGGATGGGTGAAGGAATGCTCCTCTGATCTTGATAGGATATTTAAGGTTGCAAAGGAGTACATGGAGAAAAAAGAACCTATGTCCATTGCATACCATGGAAACATAGTGGACTTGCTGGAATATGTAGTTAAAAATAATATAAAAGTAGAATTACTGTCAGACCAGACATCCTGTCATGCTGTATATGAAGGAGGATACTGTCCTCAGGGAATTAGCTTTGAAGAAAGGACAAGACTTCTTGCAGAAGACAGGGAAAAATTTGATAAATTAGTAGACAAGAGTTTGAGAAGACATTTTGAATTGATAAAAGCCCTTGTAGATAAGGGAACATATTTCTTTGACTATGGAAATTCCTTTATGAAAGCAGTATATGATGCAGGAGTTAAAGAAATATCCAAAAACGGAATAGATGAAAAGGATGGATTCATATTCCCTTCCTATGTAGAGGATATAATGGGACCACAACTTTTTGATTATGGATATGGACCATTTAGATGGGTATGTTTAAGTGGAAAGAGTGAAGATTTAATAAAAACAGATAAAGCTGCCATGGAATGTATAGATCCAAACAGAAGGTACCAGGATAGAGATAACTATAACTGGATAAGGGATGCAGAAAAGAATGAGCTGGTAGTTGGAACCCAGGCAAGGATACTATACCAGGATGCAACTGGAAGAATAAAGATTGCACTTAAGTTTAATGAAATGGTAAGAAAGGGTGAAATTGGACCTGTAATGATGGGAAGAGACCACCATGATGTAAGTGGAACAGACTCTCCATTTAGAGAGACTTCAAATATTAAAGATGGAAGTAATGTAATGGCAGATATGGCTGTCCAGTGTTATGCAGGAAATGCAGCAAGGGGAATGAGCCTGGTTGCACTGCACAATGGAGGCGGAGTTGGAGTAGGAAAGTCTATAAATGGAGGTTTTGGACTTGTGCTTGATGGAAGCTATAAAGCAGATGAGATAATAAAATCAGCATTAAGCTGGGATGTAATGAGTGGAGTTTCAAGACGTTCCTGGGCAAGAAACGAGCATGCCATTGAAACAGTAGTAGAATTTAATAAAAACAATAAGGGAACAGACCATGTAACCCTTCCATATTTAGCAAACGAAGAAGATGTAAAAGAAGAAGTAAGCAAGTATTTTAAAAAGTAA